In the Gasterosteus aculeatus chromosome X, fGasAcu3.hap1.1, whole genome shotgun sequence genome, one interval contains:
- the kitlga gene encoding kit ligand a isoform X2 yields MQIWIRVCVHILLFITLGVHSSKFDVNPVTDDISRLSILRQNIPKDYKIPVNYIPREEGGMCWVKLNVFYLEESLKGLAHKFGNISSNRKDISIFIQMFQELRLNMGLLEAIMNDFQCHYREERWQTARYFDFVKDFLIAAQNKEDSDYCDPPPCPTTPYAVTTADYLNATSEPGPPKCADCKPKPETLSGVLEQSLLSLLFIPLVALIFLLVWKVRSCRNEENLQQSPGEGGLFPGAEATAPPLDTEISEKNMLNVIEIE; encoded by the exons ATTTGGATACGCGTCTGTGTCCATATACTGCTGTTCATCACGCTTGGGGTACATTCGAGCAAATTTGACGTCAACCCAGTGACAGATGACATCTCTAGGCTCTCCATTCTG agaCAAAACATTCCTAAAGATTACAAAATCCCTGTGAACTACATTCCGAGGGAAGAG GGAGGGATGTGTTGGGTGAAATTAAACGTCTTCTACTTGGAGGAGAGCTTAAAAGGTTTAGCGCATAAGTTCGGAAACATTTCCTCCAACCGAAAAGATATTAGCATATTCATCCAAATGTTCCAAGAACTGCGGCTCAACATGGGCCTTTTG GAGGCGATCATGAACGACTTTCAGTGCCACTACAGGGAAGAGAGGTGGCAGACGGCGCGGTACTTTGACTTTGTCAAAGACTTTCTCATAGCTGCACAGAATAAAGAAGATTCAGATTACTGCGACCCTCCTCCCTGTCCCACAACACCATACGCAGTAACAACAGCAGATTATTTAAATG CAACATCAGAGCCCGGCCCTCCAAAGTGTGCAGACTGCAAACCAA aacCTGAAACCCTGTCTGGGGTGTTGGAGCAAAGCCTTCTCTCCTTACTGTTCATTCCACTCGTAGCTCTCATATTCCTGCTTGTGTGGAAG GTTCGATCCTGTAGGAACGAGGAGAATCTGCAACAAAGTCCTGGAGAAGGTGGACTCTTCCCAGGAGCCGAAGCGACTGCACCTCCACTAGACACTGAAATATCAGAAAA
- the kitlga gene encoding kit ligand a isoform X1, which produces MKKSKIWIRVCVHILLFITLGVHSSKFDVNPVTDDISRLSILRQNIPKDYKIPVNYIPREEGGMCWVKLNVFYLEESLKGLAHKFGNISSNRKDISIFIQMFQELRLNMGLLEAIMNDFQCHYREERWQTARYFDFVKDFLIAAQNKEDSDYCDPPPCPTTPYAVTTADYLNATSEPGPPKCADCKPKPETLSGVLEQSLLSLLFIPLVALIFLLVWKVRSCRNEENLQQSPGEGGLFPGAEATAPPLDTEISEKNMLNVIEIE; this is translated from the exons ATTTGGATACGCGTCTGTGTCCATATACTGCTGTTCATCACGCTTGGGGTACATTCGAGCAAATTTGACGTCAACCCAGTGACAGATGACATCTCTAGGCTCTCCATTCTG agaCAAAACATTCCTAAAGATTACAAAATCCCTGTGAACTACATTCCGAGGGAAGAG GGAGGGATGTGTTGGGTGAAATTAAACGTCTTCTACTTGGAGGAGAGCTTAAAAGGTTTAGCGCATAAGTTCGGAAACATTTCCTCCAACCGAAAAGATATTAGCATATTCATCCAAATGTTCCAAGAACTGCGGCTCAACATGGGCCTTTTG GAGGCGATCATGAACGACTTTCAGTGCCACTACAGGGAAGAGAGGTGGCAGACGGCGCGGTACTTTGACTTTGTCAAAGACTTTCTCATAGCTGCACAGAATAAAGAAGATTCAGATTACTGCGACCCTCCTCCCTGTCCCACAACACCATACGCAGTAACAACAGCAGATTATTTAAATG CAACATCAGAGCCCGGCCCTCCAAAGTGTGCAGACTGCAAACCAA aacCTGAAACCCTGTCTGGGGTGTTGGAGCAAAGCCTTCTCTCCTTACTGTTCATTCCACTCGTAGCTCTCATATTCCTGCTTGTGTGGAAG GTTCGATCCTGTAGGAACGAGGAGAATCTGCAACAAAGTCCTGGAGAAGGTGGACTCTTCCCAGGAGCCGAAGCGACTGCACCTCCACTAGACACTGAAATATCAGAAAA